A segment of the Thermoanaerobaculia bacterium genome:
CCTGTCGGCGAGCGTGCGATTGACGATCGCGACCTTCGGCGCTTCACGAGTATCGGCGGCCGAAAAACGTCGTCCGCGCAGGAGCGGAAGCCCGATCGTCTCGAAGTAGCCGGGCATGACCGACTGCTGGAAGGCGAACAGGGGATTGGCGCGATCGCGGACGCGTCCCTCGACGACGAACGACAGGTGCCACAGGCGGTCCTCCTCGAGCGGGAGATTGGACACGGCGCCCGCACTCTCGACGCCCGGAAGAGCGCGCAGGCGATCGAGCAGACGCGCGCCGAAAGCCGCGATGTCGCGCCCCCGAGGGTATTTCGATTCCGGGAAGTCGAGCTGCGCGGTGACGACGCCTTCGGTCCGAAAGCCCGGATCGACGCGTTCGAGACGCCAGAAGCTCTTCAGCATCAAGCCCGCCGTGATCAGGAGCACGACCGAAAGCGCGAGCTCGGACGCGACGAGAACCCTCCCCGCCCGGCCTTCGCCTCCAGCCAGCCGCCGGTCGCCGTTCTTCAGCGAATCGGCGAGGCGCTTGATCGAGGCGTGCGTCGCGGGTGCGAGGCCGAAGAGAACGCCGGTCGCGACGGAGATCGCGAGCGCGTACGCCAGCACGACCAGGTCCAGCCGGGCCTGGTCGAGGCGAGGAATGTCGGCGGGACCGAAGCGCCGGATGAGCGCGACGCCCCCCGCCGCCGCGACGACCCCCAGCGCGCCGCCGATCAGGGAGAGCGCGACGCTTTCGACCATCAGCTGACCGATCAGGCGCCCGCGTCCGGCGCCGAGCGCCGCGCGGACGGCGATTTCGCGCGAGCGCGCCGTCGCGCGCGAAAGGAGCATGTTCGCGACGTTGACCGAGGCGATCGCGAGCAGGAGAAAGACCGACCCGAGGAGGGCGAGGAGCGCCGGCCGTGTGGGACCGGAGATTTCCCGGGAGAGCGGAAACGCGTCGATCTCGTGGTTGGTGTTCGATTTGGGGTACGTGCGCTGCAGAAAACGGGCGACGCCCGCGAGGTCCGCGCGGGCGGCGGCGAGCGTCACCCCGCGCTTCAAGCGGGCGACGACGCTCAGGTAGTGCCCGCTCCGGTTGTCCGGGCGGTATCCGTGGGTGATCGGGACGAAGAGATTCCCGGCCGTGGCCGCGGCAATGTTCGGAAGCCGGATTCCCTCCGGCGCGACGCCGATCACGGTAAAGGGCTTCCCGTCGAGCAGGATCTTTCTCCCGAGGATGTGCGGATCCGCGAGAAAACGCCGCACGAAGAAGCGGTGTCCGAGGACGACGACGTCGTCGCGGCCCTTCGTTTCCTCCTCCCGCCGGAAGCCGCGGCCGGGCTGTGGGGTGACGCCGAGGACGTCGAAGAAGCTCGCCGAAACGACGGCGCTGTCGACGCGTTCCGGCGGACCGTCGCCGGTCAAATTGAACGTCCAGCCGGAGTAGGCCGCCGCCCCGTCGAACGACCGGCTCCGGTCGCGCCAGTCGAGAAAATCCGGATAGCTCGCGACGACGTGGTCGCTCTTCGGCCGCCGTTCCCAGAGCATCACGAGGCGCTGCGGATCGCGGTAGGGAAGAGGCCGGAGGACGACGGCATCGACGACCGAAAAGATGGCCGTGTTGGCGCCGATTCCGAGGGCGATCGTCGCGATCGCGACCGCGGCGAAGCCGGGCGACTTGCGAAGCGAGCGCACGGCGTAGCGGATGTCGGAGAGGAGGTGGGAGATCATCGGTGAACCCTCATTTCATTCCGCACGAAGCACGGCCGCGGGGTCGACGCGCGCGGCGCGCCGCGCCGGCGGCCAGCAGGCGAAAACGGCGGCCGCGCCGAGGACCGCCGCGGCCGACGCGAGCGCCCGGGTGTCCAGCGCCGCCGTGGCGAAGAGGAACGCGGGCATGGCGCGGGCCATGGCGAAAGCGACGGCGGCCCCCGCGGCCATCCCTCCCGCGAGGAGCCGGGACGCGTCGCGAACGACGATTCCGCGGATGTCGGATCCCTCCGCGCCGAGCGCCATCCGAAGCGCGAACTCCTTGCGTCGGCGGAGGAGCACCGCGGAGAAGAGTCCGTGGATGCCGAGCGCCGCCAGGAGCACCGCGACGAGTCCGGCCCCCGACGCGACCCGGGCGGCGAGGAAGACGTCCGCCATCGAC
Coding sequences within it:
- a CDS encoding ABC transporter permease, with protein sequence MISHLLSDIRYAVRSLRKSPGFAAVAIATIALGIGANTAIFSVVDAVVLRPLPYRDPQRLVMLWERRPKSDHVVASYPDFLDWRDRSRSFDGAAAYSGWTFNLTGDGPPERVDSAVVSASFFDVLGVTPQPGRGFRREEETKGRDDVVVLGHRFFVRRFLADPHILGRKILLDGKPFTVIGVAPEGIRLPNIAAATAGNLFVPITHGYRPDNRSGHYLSVVARLKRGVTLAAARADLAGVARFLQRTYPKSNTNHEIDAFPLSREISGPTRPALLALLGSVFLLLAIASVNVANMLLSRATARSREIAVRAALGAGRGRLIGQLMVESVALSLIGGALGVVAAAGGVALIRRFGPADIPRLDQARLDLVVLAYALAISVATGVLFGLAPATHASIKRLADSLKNGDRRLAGGEGRAGRVLVASELALSVVLLITAGLMLKSFWRLERVDPGFRTEGVVTAQLDFPESKYPRGRDIAAFGARLLDRLRALPGVESAGAVSNLPLEEDRLWHLSFVVEGRVRDRANPLFAFQQSVMPGYFETIGLPLLRGRRFSAADTREAPKVAIVNRTLADRIFPGQDPIGRRISLADEPGPNDWVTIVGIIGDARSESLESAAPNQLYQPYAQDAADGMAIVVRARRPDVVAAALRTAVSEIDPDEPVHDIRPLADVVAESTEQPRFRAFLTAIFAGLALALAAIGIYGVLSYSVARRTHEIGVRMALGAARRDILRSVVGRGMLLASIGVAIGLIGAALVSRALSALLFDVAATDGLTYAAVAMILLAVAFAASVVPGRRALRVDPIVALREE